In the genome of uncultured Sphaerochaeta sp., the window ATCACCTTTGTTTGCGGTGCTCATAACCATCATCTGTTGTCTGGCACTGGGTCTTTCAAATGGATTGCTGGTCAGTTTTGCAAAACTACCGCCGTTCATTGCAACCTTGGGTACCATGACCATTGCTCGTGGCATTGCACAGATTGCCAACAACAACTACAACACCGACTCAATCGGTGAATCTGCACAATCCTTCCGTGATTTCTTTTACTATGGGAAGACATTGGGGTTGTACAACACCATCTGGATTGCCATCCTCTTATGGATAGTCTTCAACTTCCTTTTGACCAGGACCAAAAGCGGCAGGCATATCTATGCCATCGGATCGAATGCCGAGGCTGCCCGGTTGAGTGGAGTGAATATTGTCGGTACCACCACCAAAGCCTATCTGGTATCAGCCTTCGTGTCGTGTGTGGTTGGCCTGATAACCACTGCCACCAGCGGCATGGGAACCATGGACGCAGGCAATAGCTATGAGTTGTATGCTGTGGCTGCATCGGTTATCGGCGGTGTATCAACCTTGGGTGGACAAGGATTGCTTTTCGGAACTGTTATAGGGGCATCCATTTGGGGCGTTTTGCAGAATGGGCTTCAGTTCGCCGGTGCTCCTGTAGCAATACGCAATATTGTCATCGGTATCATCGTAGTCGTGTCTGTACTGCTCGATGTCATTGTACGTTCCGGCAAGATGACCAAAAAGAAACCTGTGTAAGTTCATTGTGAGAATGATCACGTAAAGTGATACGAACATAAAAGGAGAAAGAGAATGAAAAAGCTAAGTGTCTTGTTGTTGGTGCTGTTGCTTGCTGGTGCAATGTTTGCACAGGGAACAAAGGAAAGCTCTGCGTTCAAGGTGTATCTGATTACTATGGACCAGATGGACCAGCATTGGGTGAATGTTGACAAAGGTGCCCAGAAGGCAGCACAGGAATTGGGTGGTATCGAATACAAGTGGCTTGCTCCGGACGTAAAGGATGATGCCAAGCAGATTGAGAGCATCAACAATGCTGTTGCTGGTGGAGCTGATGCAATTCTGCTTGCAGCCAATGGGCCTAATGCGGTGACCGCTGCCTTGAAGGAAGCCACTGAAGCCGGTGTCACCATCGTCTATGTTGACTCAGCAGCCAATTTTCCTGCCGTACAGACACTTGCAACAGACAATACTGCTGCAGGAACGACTGCCGGCAAGGAGATGCTCAAGGCTCTTACGGACAAGGGTATCAAGAATGGCAAAATCGGCGTCATTTCGGTAAATAGTGCAACAGCATCCACTGTTGCTCGTGAAACCGGTTTCCGCAAAGCGTTTGAAGGGACTGCGTTTACGATTCTTGAGACACAATACTGTGATGGAGATGCGGCTCGTTCAAAGGACATGAGCGCAAACTTCATTACCCAGGGCGTCGTCGGACTGTTTGGTGCGAACGAAGGATCAACAGTCGGAGTTGGCAATGCAATTGCTGAAGCTGGGAAAAACATTATTGGTGTTGGTTTTGACAAGAGCGACATGATTCTTTCGCTGATCAAGAGTGGTCACCTTCTTGCTACCATGGCCCAGAATCCGGATGTCATGGGGTATGAGGGTATAAAGACCGCCTACAAGGCTTTGAAGGGTGAAACGGTCAGCCCTGATTACTTTGATACCGGAGTTTCGGTACTGACGAAAGCAACGCTGTAATCACCGAAGGATTTCTGTCAAGGGAGAGGGCAATACCTCTCCCTTGATTTCTTTATCCATTCTTAGTATAGTTTAGTTACCTCGATGGAGTGATCCAAAGGGGGTGTTTCGGTTTCGACTGGCGTTAGATCAGGCCAGTGGCTGCAAGCGGAGCGCCAACTCCTTAAACTAGCAAAACATTTAACTGCCAAAAAAGAAGACGAAGTCTCCTTCGACGCAGAATACGCTTTCGCTGCCTAACAGCACGATAACGTACAGGCCCGTTTTCTGCCGCTCTTAAGAAACGGATACCTGTAAAAACAAGGGCTTACCCAACCCAGGGCCTATGGGGGGAGGGGACACCAAAGTAGGATACGAAGGGTGAACGTCTTGTTGGTGAACCCAGCATCCTTCGGAAAATTTGATCACCAGCTAAGCTTGTAGACGTCCCTGGGTGGCACGTTAGGACGGGGGTTCGAATCCCCCCACCTCCAAAACACCGAAACCGGATTGCTCATTAAAGGGTAATCCGGTTTTTTTGGGCGACATCCTCAAGTTGGGGAGAAAGGAATCATATGCTACTACCTGTTTTGGCCGTGATAGTCGGTCTTGTTGTTTTGGTTATCAGCTCAGACCGGTTCATCGATGGGGCTGCTTCAACTGCACGATATTTCGGCATGCCATCGCTTCTTATCGGCATGGTTATCGTTGGCTTCGGTACCAGTGCCCCGGAAATCGTCGTTTCCACCTTATCAGCAATGCAGGGCAATCCAGGCCTTGCACTTGGCAACGCATACGGTTCAAACATTGCCAATATTGCCCTTATCCTCGGCGTTACGGCGCTTATCAACCCTGTTCAGGTGAGTTCGAACATCCTTCGCAAGGAATTGCCGATCCTCACCCTCATTACCCTCATTTCCGTCGCCCTGCTTTGGGATCTCGAACTTTCCTTGTTTGATGCAGGCGTTCTGCTCGTGTTTCTGGGTACCTTGCTGGTGTGGACAATATTCCAAGGATTGCGCTCAAAGGATGATGCGCTCTCGCTTGAAGTGGATGATGCAGTTCCCCAACCGCTCTCTCTCAAACGGGGGATTCTCTACCTCATCTTTGGTCTGGCTTTTCTCATCATCAGCTCCCGCATCTTGGTTTGGGGAGCTGTGGAGATAGCAAAGTTTTTCGGTGTAAGCGATTTGATCATCGGGCTCACCATTGTCGCAGTGGGAACTTCATTGCCAGAGCTTGCTTCCTCCATTCTCGCTGCAAAGAAGGGTGAGCATGACATTGCCATGGGTAATGTCATTGGCTCCAACCTCTTCAACACCACTGCTGTCGTTGGCATTGCATCTGCCATCAATCCTTTTGCGGTGGACAAACTCGTCCTGACACGGGACATGGTGGTCATGTCTGCCCTCACCATATCGCTGTTCATCATCGGCTATGGCTTCAGGAAGGGGAGAAAGGGAAGGGTCAACCGTTTCGAAGGCGCAGGACTCATCGTCGTATATATCGCCTATACGATCATTCTCCTGACAGGTACTGCAGCCTAGCGTTATTGGCGGATTGGTTTTCCATTCTGCAATGCATACAGAAGACGTTCAAAGAGAACAAAGCCTTCCATGGCATGCTCAACTTCCATGGCGTACCGTTTGACATCATACTCCAGTCTGCGATGCTGACACCTAATGGAACCATCCTCCAAGGTGACCAAGGCGTAACTGGCCCGTACGTCACCATCAAAGGAGTATCCAACCGCCCCTGGATTGATGAAACGTACCCCATCACGCATAAAATCAGCAGGAATATGGGTATGACCGGAGAAAACGATATCAAGCTTTTCCTCTGAAACCATCTTAGCCATGGCAGGGGAAAACGGCTCATTTGCCAGTATTCCCTCGGTATCGGAGAACGGTGTTCCATGACAGCACAGGATTGAATGCTGCTCAAGCTCCAAACGCTTTGTCGGTGCAAACTCTGCAATTGTCTTCTTTGAAGTCTCATGCATCCTGATGCTGGTATACTTCATCAGCTTGAGCATATGCTTTTCAAATGGTGTATTCGCTATATAGGAAGATATCTTTTCCAGATTTGCATCCGTGTTGCCTTTGACCAGTACTGCCGGTTTCTGCTCCATCAGCAAATCAAAACAAAGCTGAGGATCGAGACCCATGAAAACCAGGTCTCCCAGAAAAAGAATCTGATTGACACCGCAAGCCTTAACATCAGTGAGCACTGCTTCCAATGCCCTCACATTGCCATGAATATCACCAATTACAGCCAGTTTCATGGAGGACCTCCTGCAGGATGTTTATCTAACTGTATCATACCCATGAAAGCTAGGTAACCTTTGCAGTGGCTCGCATCAGCATTTTGTTGCAATAGGTTTCTTATCGTGATTGCACTTTTCCAAAAAGCGCGGTATTGTTCCGCCGTAAAGGTACAGATGAGATGAAACGTGATCAGGTGAAGGCCTTTTTTGTGCGTGAACCGGTGTTGACCATTGCTCTTTTCTTGGCAGGAATATCCATGTTCCTTGTGCCCCCCAATCCCAACTATGCGCATTACCTAGATGGAAAAACCCTTGGCTGTCTCTTTGCCCTCATGCTGGTGGTATCAGGCTTTCGCAAGCTCTACCTCTTTACATTCCTTTCCCAGTATCTGCTTCGTTTTGCGAAGTCGAGCAGGCAAGTAAGTGCTTTCTTGATAGGCATTACGTTCTTTCTCTCCATGTTGGTAACCAACGATGTTGCCCTCATCACGTTTGTTCCCCTTACCATCGTAGTCTTTTCCCTTTGCAAGGATACGAAACCAATCCTGCTTACCATAATCCTCCAGACCATTGCAGCCAATGTGGGAAGCGGCCTGACACCGGTAGGAAACCCCCAGAATCTTTTCATCTATTCATACTACCAGCTTCCCTTGCTGCAATTCTTCGGTGCCATGCTCCCCTATGTCGTTGGGGGGCTTCTCCTGTTGGCCGCCTGCTTGTTGTTCATCCCAAACAACAAGGAAGCTTTTGCACTTAAGACACAAGAAGTACCACCTTTGGACAAGCGCTTGTTGGTGCGCTATCTCTTGCTTTTCCTGCTGTCGCTTGCAGCAGTGTTTGACCTGGTGCCGTACCAGCTTGTCGTAATCATCGTCATCGTCTTCAGTGAGAAGATTCTGCTCAAGGATGTGGACTACTCCTTGCTGCTTACTTTCATAGGCTTCTTCATCTTCGTGGGAAACCTTGGAAGCATTCCTTTTGTGGTTCAAAAACTCCAGTCACTGCTCCATAAACGGGAGTTCCTCGTCTCTCTTGCAGCCAGTCAGTTCATCAGCAACGTACCGGCCACTCTTTTGCTCGCCCAATTCACCCACAACGCAACAGAGTTGCTCAAGGGCGTGAATGCAGGAGGCTGCGGCACTTTGATCGCATCCATGGCTTCAGTCATTTCGTTCAAGATCTACGCACACTACGACAGGACCAAGACGCTTCGCTACCTGGCGGTGTTCACGCTCTTCAATCTGCTCTTTGTTCTGTTGTTCCTTCTGATTCATCTTGTATGGTAAGATTTTGCATCTCTCCGATGAGCGGAAGGATGTTTTTTTGCTGGGCGAGCTCAACACTCTTCAGCCCACGCTGGCTGAGATGGGTATAGAGATCGCTGAGCTGCTCGCTGCTGTGCCCGATCGTCATCCTGAGCACATGCTCATCCACAGCCCCTCTCAGAAGTGTGTTGGCCATATGTCTCAAGGAGTGGAAGCTGATGTTTCGTTCCACGATTTCTTCCAGCATCAACACCTTTGACCGAACCAACTCCTGGATGAAACGTTCACTGAAATAGTGGCTCGATACAAAACCGCCATTGCGCTTGCTCCAAAAGACGAGGAGGAGTGGATTGGAAAACGGGTTCTCACTTGCCAACTGCTGCAGAGCTTTCCCCAGGAAGGTGGGGCAGGGAACCAATCGTGTCTTTTTCCCTTTCGGGACCTTCAATCCTTCCTTATCAGCATAGGCACTGTCGATGGTAATGAGGTCTTCCCCAATTGCCTGGTAACGCAAGGCACGCAACTCACCCGAGCGCATTCCGGTGAGCAACGACAAAAGGCATGCAAGATAGATTCGTTTTTCTGCATGAGCTTTGGCATACTGCATGAAATCTGCAAGTTCCTCCTCACTGAGGATTCCCCGTATTGCATGGAAACTTTTCAAATGCTGGAGACTGAGCATAACCGTAGCGGGTACAAGGCCTCTTCTTTGTGCTTCACGAAGGGCAACCATGACAGCACTCATGCATACGTTCACGGTACTATGGCTTATTGTTTGCTTTTCCACCAAAGAAAGCTGGATCTCTTCCAGAGTTTCCATTGTTACTTTTGAAAGATACAGATTTGGTTTGATGAGAGGAATCACATGGTTCATCACCAGGTTTTTCCTTGTCGCCAGATAGTCTTTTGACAGTGAACCTGGTTCCAGAAGGTTACGTCTACGCACATAGGGACTGATCTCATACGTGTAGAATTCATCCAGATATTCTCCAAACAGCTGTTCTTGCCGCTTATTGAAGATGATTCCTTCCTCCAAAGCCTTCTGGCAGATACGAATAGCCTCATCCCTACGGCGTATGGGAGAGGTATCAAATATCCCGAGTTGCTTACGCAGCGTCTCTACGCTCTTCTTGTTCGTTCGCTTTCCTGTCTCAGGATTCCTGAAGAGGGCATAGAAATACGTACGTTCATCCCGCTGGATTCTGCAAAGCGTGAAGGGTGCTGGACTGGCCATGGTTCTTCCTTGTGCAATGTATTTGTGCAATCTTTTGTTCAATCTGCGAATGTCTTAGGATAGCAAAAATCAGCAAAAGCTTTATAGTTTATGCTAGTATAGTACTTTATAATGTTTTCAATGTCTAGAATTTTTTTATCATTCTTACTTGTTATAGGTAAGTAGGTATAAATTGGATAATTCTTTATTAATAGCATATTTTATGTATTTTCACTGGTTATGCAGTTATTATGCTTACACAGTTTTACTTTTATATAATATGATATTCTCATTTATAAAACTATAAACTATTCTAAAATGCTGTTTCGCATATTTTAAATAGCTAACTTTCTATTTTACTTTCATAATAACTATTATATTGCAATTTATAATAAGTATTTTAACTTTATAAAATTTTACAAATCTAATATTATATTGCTTTTTTTATGCATGTTGCATGTATTTGCTATTTTATTTGCATACTCAAATTTCAAATTTGACATTATTTTGTAAATTGTAAAATATACGATAGGTGTTTATGTACTGTTGCCTTGTGACAAAAAATTGACCCTATCGAAGGATAGGGCCGTAAGGAAAGAAAAACTCTTGGGCAAGATCAGTACTGAAGCTGCTTCAGTTCTCGCCTCATATCACGATTCATATCACGCTCTTTTACGACAGCACGCTTATCATGCAACTGCTTGCCTCTACAGAGGGATACCTGCACCTTGACCAGGTTGCCTCGCAGATAGATGGAAGTAGGAACCAAGGTAAAACCTTTCTCCTCCACCTTGCGCTTCAGACGCTTGATCTCGCTCTTATGGGCAAGCAGCCTTCGGTTCCTGGAAGGTTCATGATTATTGATGTTGCCGTGGGTGTAGGGTTGGATGGTCAGACCCACCAAGGTCAGGGCGTGATCGGTAACGGTGACATAGCTGTCAGCAAAACTGAATTTGCCGTCCCGTAGTGATTTCACCTCAGTACCAACCAGTGCAATGCCACACTCCAGGTCCTCAATCACTTCATAATTGAAATATGCCTTTCTGTTCTTTTGCAAAGGCTTGAATGTATTCTTGTCTTGTTTCATTTATTCATACCAGGCAATGCGGAAACCTATCTGGTCCGCACATGCATCAGATTCGACTACACCAACGGTGTGAAGGGAGACCGATGCGCTTTCATTCAGGTAGCTTCCACCTTTGACGATCGGTTGTACGGACAAACCGAATCGCTTCAGCAATGTCTCAGACTCCTGTACGGAAAGCAGTCGGGAGAGGGGAATGTAAGGCGAGCTTGTCATCTCCCATACCCCGCCAAGCAGTGCAACCGGACCTTCTTCTGTAGAAGGTGAGGGACTGAGCGAAGAGGAGTATTTCAGATTCGGGTGAGAGAGCGCTGCAAGGGTGTACATGGCTTCGCTGGGAAGGAACACTTGCTTTCCACTCTTCTCGCCCAGCCAATCACAGAAAGCCAGCGCAGCATGGTAGCTGATCTGATACATCGGTTTTGATGTTACAAACACAGGAGAAACGGAAAGTCCCTGCAAATAGTACTCATCCACAAGCTGCTCATCCATCAGCGCCTGACGATTGCTTGCAGCCCACTCTGGGTGCTCTTCCAGAAACAGGGCCCATTGGTATTGCGTTGTTTCCAGCGTTGCCAATGAGAAGGCTTCCGTGCTGACCTCAACCCCAAGCATGGTGGATTCAGGATAGATTGGAAGCACGTCCTTGCCCATGACAAAGGTGGTCGGTGGGTATCGGTAGCCCTCAATTTCCAAATCACCTGCCTTCAGGGTGGTCTTCTCAGCTTTGAAGGGAAGGGAAGAACTTTCCGATCCGATCGACTTGGGCTGGGAATCGTCTGCAAACAACAGATTGGCAGTATCAAGCAAGGTCGTCACATCCCCGTCTATGGGAGTCTTGGAATCGATGATGGCACGCTTTGCTTCCTCAAGCATGGTTTCGTTGCTGATGTACAACACTGCAAGCTTGACTGTTTCCAGCCTTGTTTGTGCATCCAGTTCCAATGCCATCATGTCGCTGACAAGATTGGCAAACAGGGGAGGGTACCGGTTCCGGTCATCATAGCTGAGAATGGCGCTCGCCTCCACGATTTGCTCAAGGTTGAAGCGATTGATCGTTGCTTTCTGCTCATCGCTGAGAGAGATGGGTGCTTCAGCCGTCTTCAGTGTTCGGTGGAAAAGCCAGGTAAGAAACACCGGATGATCGACTTCAAGGGTGTAGGTGGCATAGACTTCGCCAGCTTTGACAAGTGATACCTCATAGGTGCCGCTCTTCACGAAGTGCTGGTACTCGGTGGAACCCAGGTAGGTTCCGTCAAGCAGGACACCGCTCTCGGAAAGCGAGCCGGTGAAGGTGACGTATCGACCGCCGTTGCGGATGCCTGGATAGAAGGCTATCAGATAGACAGCCAGCAACAGGGCGAGAACAAGCAGGATAAGGATGTATACACCAGGTCGCATATGCAGCAACTCAGGCAGCTTTACCTCTTCAACCTGAGGCAGATCGATTCGTCGTTTCATATAGCTTACAAGGTATCGACCTGATGTTCACTTGTCAACTCAGACCTATTGTGATAGCGTGCTTGCTATGGAACGATTCTTGAGTTTTCTTGAACATACGACCGTACGCATCCTCACCCATCGCAAGGCTCTGAAAGCCTATGCGGTCGCACATCCGGTGAAAAGAACTTTCGTAGGTGAGCTGAAGGGCTGGGCTGACGCACTGGTCTTTGCTGTTTTCGCCGTACTGCTGATCAACCAATACATTTTTCAGTTCTTTGTCATTCCCACTCCCTCAATGGAATCGACACTCAATGTAGGGGATCGTGTCTTTGTCTCAAAAACCATCTATGGGGTGGAAATCTATCCCGGAGGTCCGAAGATTGCGAGCCGAAACCGGCAAGTGCAGCGTGACGATATCATCACCTTCTACAATCCTGAATATGTAAGCAAGGGACCCTTCTTCGACATCCTCTCACAAATCATCTATATGGGAACCTTCAGCCTGGTGAACATCGACAAGAATGAGGATGGTTCCATTGCAGAAAGACTGTACGTCAAGCGTGCCATCGGGTTCCCCACTGAGGTCATCCGGTTTCGTGAGGGCAACGTGGAAGTCCGCCAAGCCGGTTCCGCTGTCTTTACCAAGGAAGAGAAGCAGCGTTCGGAACTCTCCCTGGTTGACGGACCGCACCGAAGCATCGATGCATCAACCTATGAAGGTATCAAAGCCTGGGGAGCCTTATTCGGGTACCAGGAGAGCAAGGTGAACATGCAGGCAGTCCCCGCGTACCTGAGGAATCAGTATCTTTCAGTGCAGGGCGACAACTATCCTGATGACTACTTCCAGTTCGAAGCCTCAAAATCCCGTACGAAACATTTGTTCAACCCTTCGGACAGTTCAGCCCGCAGTGAATATGCTTTCTACAAACATGGCATCTATGTCCCGCAAGGTCATATACTTCCCTTGGGTGACAACCGCGACAACAGCCGTGACGGTCGGTATTTTGGACCTGTCAAGCAGACCAAGATCAACGGAAGCGTACGTTTCCTCTTCTGGCCGCTGGGAAGGGTCAGGCCGTTGGGAAACGCATAGTGATCAGCCTTCCGTCTGGTGTTCCACTCTCCTTATACCTCCACATTCCCTTCTGCACGACCTGCTGCTCCTATTGTGCCTTCTACTCGGAACCCTATGCTGCATGGAAAGGGTTCCAGGAGGCGTACACGGAACGCCTTCTGGCAGAAATCGTCCAATGTACCGCTTCAGAGCGCGTGTATGACACCATTTTCGTCGGAGGAGGAAACCCCGGTTCCCTTTCTCCCGACCAGCTCGCACGCTTGCTCCAAGCTGCCCAACGAAACGGGAAAAGCCGTGAAGTAACCATTGAGATGAATCCAGAAACCTTTGGAGAACACTTCTTCCCGCTCTTTTCACAAGGATTGGTCAACCGCATGTCCATGGGAATCCAAAGCATGGATGACCAGTTGCTCTCGCGACTGGGAAGGAATGCAAGCCGATCTGACAACATCAAGGCACTGAAGCTGGCGCAGCAAGCAAGAAAAGAGTTTGGCATTGAACTGAATTTTGACCTGATGGTCTGTCTTCCGGGACAAACCCTTGAGATGGCGATCAATGACATCCATGAAGTGCTCAGCATTTCAGATGCCAACCACATCAGTCTCTATTGTCTGACGGTAGAGGAGGGGACTGAGCTTGCCCGGCAAGTTGGTATGCATACAGTGCAGGTTCTTGATGAGGATGGCCAGGCAACCATGCTCAAGGGCATTTGGAAAGAGTTGGCCAACCTTGGATTTTCTCATTATGAGGTCTCAAACTTCTGCAAGGAAGAGAAATACTGCCAACACAACCTCAGATATTGGAACCTTTCGTCGTATCTCGGCCTTGGCAGCAGTGCAGCTTCGACGCTTGAAAACGAGCAGGCTTGGTACCATTACACCCAAATACAGGACCTGCGGCAATTTTCCGATTCGCCTCCCTTCTCCGGCTACGAGAAGGAGGAACTCTCGTTGGTGCAAAGCATCGAGGAATACCTGATGATGGCACTCAGAACCAGATGGGGAATTGACAAGCAACTGTTGCAGGACCGGTACTCGCTTTGCTTCGAAACTGCTTTTGCGAAGATGGTGGAAACACTTGATCCACAATGGTATTTCGATACACAGTATACCTTTTCACTGACAGAAATTGGCTTTCTCCTGCTTGACGAGATACTGCTTCGATTCGTCATGCAGCTTCCAGAACCCCTTGACCGCCATAGTCCGTTATGATAGCTTAAATGGGTTGAGATCATTCACGTATTCTAAAAGTTAAGAGGTTCAATTATGTCCGGCCATAGTAAATGGGCTACTATCAAACACAAGAAGGGTATTGCCGACGCAAAGCGCGGCCAGAAGTTCACGAAGTTGATCAAGGAAATTTCCGTTGCAGCAAAGATGGGGGGATCGGATCCTGAAACCAATGCACGGCTTCGTACTGCTGTACTCAAAGCAAGAGCTGAGAATATGCCCAAGGACAACATTGACAGGGCTATCAAGAAAGGTGCTGGGGAACTTGACAACTCCACCTACTATGAACTCACCTATGAAGGGTATGCACCCGGTGGTGTTGCTCTGATCATTGACACCTTGACCGACAACAAGAACCGTACTGCCAGCGATGTGCGTTCCACCCTGACCAAAAATGGTGGCACACTTGGTGCAAGTGGTTGTGTTTCTTACATGTTCCAGACCAAGGGCATCATCACCTATGATGCAGAAAAATATTCCGAAGAGCAGATTTTTGAAGTCGCATTGGAGAACGGTGCGGATGATGTAACCACGTCTGACGGGGTCATTGAAGTCATCACCACTCCTTCTGACTTTGCCAACGTCCTGGAAGCCATGCAGAACGCAGGGTTTGAACAGGATAGCGCAGAGGTTGAGAAAGTGGCTGACCAGACTGTCGCCCTTGACAGTGAAAAAGCTCGCAAGGTGCTCAAGATCATCGACAAGTTGGAAGAGTTGGACGATGTCCAGCAGGTTTCCTCCAACCTTGAACTTCCTGATGATTTTGAGGATGGCGACGAAGATTAACGCATGCGAATCCTAGGTATTGATCCAGGATACGCACAGACAGGCTGGGGTGTTGTCGAATCCAATGGACAGCAGAACCGGCCTGTTTCTTTTGGTGTCATCAAGACTGGTACGGACCAAAGCGATAGTGACAGGATTCACTACATAGCAACCGCGGTCGGAAAATTGGCCGTGCAATACCAGGTGCAGATGTGTGGCATGGAAGATATCTTCTTCACCAAGAATGTAAGCTCGGCCATTCCGGTGGCAAAGGTAATCGGTGCCTGCATCCACCAGCTTGGCATACAAGAGATACCTGTCCGTCTGTACAGCCCGCCGACCATCAAGACCGTGGTTACCGGGTATGGTGGGGCTGACAAGCATCAGGTGCAGGAAATGGTGCGCATTCTTCTGGGTTTTGAGACCATACCAAAACCCGATCATGCTTCGGACGCGTTGGCAGCAGCTCTTTGCCTTGCAGTATATGACTTTTCCCACATGAGGATGAAATTGGTATGATCAATGCAATCATCGGCGACTTGGTCAGTATTCATGAAGGTGAGGTGATCTTGCGTGCAGGACACCTGGAATATAGCCTCAGCGTATCCAATCAGACAGCCAGTAAGCTGAGCAATCTCGTAGGGGAAGCGAAGCAGTCCATTCGACTGCTCACCGTCCTGGTACACCGGGAAGACAGCATGTCTCTCTTCGGGTTTTTTCAAGCGGAAGAGCGGGAAGCCTTTCTTCAGTTGCAGACCGTCTCTGGAGTGGGGGCGAAACAAGCCATGAAGATCCTCGGGGGAATCAGCGTACGGCATCTTGCTGAGGCCTTGGACAACGGGAATCTGAAACTGCTCTCCTCCATACCGGGAATTGGTCCGAAAACCGCCCAAAAGATGATTCTTGCGTTGCGCAATGTGCTGGTGCTCGACGATGACAAGCAAAAGGATACGAGAGAAAGAGTCGGGCAAAAGAACAGCTTGTGGGCAGATATCGTCAATGCCTTGGTGGATATGGGCTACGATAGGAGACGGGTGGAAGAGACAATCCAAGGGCTGAGCCAAGAGATGGCTGAGTCACTGGGCAAAGTCAGTCACCACGATGCTGAGGAGCTGTTGTTCCGCAGTGCCATCAAGATGCTTGGCTAAGGGGTAATGGCAATGGATGAATTGGATGGATTGATGCAAAGTTCGGTCGTCTCCACCTCCTTTCAGGAGGAAGCGGATAGGCAGGAAAATATCCTCAGGCCCAAGCTCCTCAAGGATTTCCAAGGGCAGCAACGCCTGAAGGACAACCTTGCGGTTTTTGTGCAGGCTGCTAGGGAACGCAAAGAGAGCTTGGACCATACCTTTCTCATCGGGCCTCCCGGTTTGGGAAAGACTACCCTGGCAAGCATCATTGCCAATGAGATGGGGGCAGAAATCCGGATGACCAGCGCACCAGCCTTGGACAAGCCGAAGGATCTTGCCGGCATTCTGACCAACGTCACCGAAGGTTCCGTATTTTTCATCGATGAAATCCACCGTCTCAAGCCAGCGCTTGAAGAGATGCTCTACATAGCCATGGAAGATTTTGAGATCGATTGGGTCATCGGCCAGGGGCCTGCAGCACGTACCATGCGCATTCCTCTTCCCAGATTCACTCTGGTGGGAGCGACGACCAAAGCAGGATCCGTATCGAGTCCCCTTTCTTCACGCTTCGGGATCACCTGCCATATCGAGTTCTATGATGAGGTGGAGCTTTCCTCCATCATCGCCCGTTCTGCACAAATCATGA includes:
- the ruvA gene encoding Holliday junction branch migration protein RuvA translates to MINAIIGDLVSIHEGEVILRAGHLEYSLSVSNQTASKLSNLVGEAKQSIRLLTVLVHREDSMSLFGFFQAEEREAFLQLQTVSGVGAKQAMKILGGISVRHLAEALDNGNLKLLSSIPGIGPKTAQKMILALRNVLVLDDDKQKDTRERVGQKNSLWADIVNALVDMGYDRRRVEETIQGLSQEMAESLGKVSHHDAEELLFRSAIKMLG
- the ruvB gene encoding Holliday junction branch migration DNA helicase RuvB; amino-acid sequence: MQSSVVSTSFQEEADRQENILRPKLLKDFQGQQRLKDNLAVFVQAARERKESLDHTFLIGPPGLGKTTLASIIANEMGAEIRMTSAPALDKPKDLAGILTNVTEGSVFFIDEIHRLKPALEEMLYIAMEDFEIDWVIGQGPAARTMRIPLPRFTLVGATTKAGSVSSPLSSRFGITCHIEFYDEVELSSIIARSAQIMNINIDEEAIRHLARCSRGTPRIANRLLRRLRDFASVMGDGKITIAVVDHGMERLGIDSNGLETQDRNILRTIIEFYDGGPVGAETLSISVGEAIESLEDFYEPYLIQKGYLKRTPRGRMTTKKAYDLLGIPCKRNMDDNQGILF